A segment of the Caldalkalibacillus thermarum genome:
TTGTTGTGTGGCATTACGGGAAGAGGGCCAAACATTTAAACGGCCGTGTTTTGGACAGTTCCAAGGCCAAACAATTTCATTTGCAAAGGGAATCCCTCTATGCCGAAGGATTCGATTACACCCTTGCTAATGAAGTGACCACTGAACTGATCAACCGGTTTGTTGTCTATGACAAACGACAAACCGGCAGACAGCGGCATCTCTTTTTCGGCGCTGCAACAGCGGAGGGGGTTGTGCACTTTATTGACCAGCTGACAGAGGGGGTTGAAGTACGGATCATTATCAAAGGAAGGCCGGGATCGGGTAAATCGACCATGCTGAAGAGACTGGCCCAAAAAGCAGAGGAGCAAGGCCTGGAGGCAGAGGTGTATCACTGCGGTTTTGATCCCAACAGCTTGGATATGGTCATTCTGCCCCAATTAAAGGTGGCCATTGTGGATGGTACCGCTCCCCATGAGTTGGAGCCTGACAGGCCTGAAGATGAGATTGTAGATATGTACACCTGTTGCTTTACCAAGGATATTGACCAGCTTTACGCCTCTGAGTTACAAGAATTGGGCACCTTGTACAAAGCCCATGCCAAGCAGGGCATTGGCTGCTTGGCTGAGGCGAGAAAATACAGAGAAGAATTAAGAGAGATTTATCAGCAGGCAATGGACCATGAGCTGGCCAACCGGAAACTGGAGTGGCTGTCCCGCACCCTTTTAAAGGTTTCTTGTTCATGATATAATTTCTCAGTGGGACCATACTGATTGACCCTGTACTCATACCAGCAAAAGGAGAAATGGATCTTGAACCGCGAACGCCGTTCCATGAATGTCTCCCGCACTGTTCTGACCAAGATTGTTTTGCCTGGAGACACGAATAATCATAATACATTGTTTGGCGGCTTATTGATGAAGTATATTGATGAAGTGGCGGCCATTGCCGCAAAACGCCATACCCAACGGGATATTGTGACAGCATCCATTGACGGGGTTCATTTTCACAAGCCTATTTTAAGCGGGCATATTGTCACCCTTGAAGCATACGTTTCCTCTGTGGGTCACACTTCTGTGGAAGTGTTTGTCAAGATTATGACCGAGGATTTCCGCTCAAACGAACAAACGATAGCGGCCACATCATTTTTAACCTTTGTAGCCCTTGATGAACATGGCAAGCCGGCCCCGGTGCCTGAGGTCTATCCTGAGACAGAGGAGCAAAAGTTTGTGTTCAAGGACCGCCATGCCCGGCGGGAGGCAAGACAGAAGAAGCGTATTGAAACAAATAAACTGATTAAAGCCCTTGGATCATAACCGTCCAAGGGCTTTAATTCATAAACACAAAGCTAGGCTATGTGAAATAACGGATCAAATTTCCTCAGGGGCCTCGATGGTCAGCATAGACAAGCCGTGTCTGAGAACAAGGGCAATTTTGCGGCACAGAGCGAGTTTGGCCCGCTGTTCGTCCTGATCATCCACAAAAATGCGTTCTTCGGCATAGAAGCGGTTAAACAGCTGACAGAGATCCAGCAGGTACTTGGCGATCTGGGAGGGGTCATCTTTTTTCACTGTTTCCACCAAGACAGAGGGATATTGATACAATGTATAGATAATTTCCCATACTAAGGGTTGTTCATAGAAGGGATGGGGGACAGGTTTGATCTCCATATCCCCTGCACGGCGCAACAGGCTGCAAATTCTTGCATGGGTGTACTGGACATAGGGCCCCGTTTTTCCTTCAAAATTGAAGGCCTCGTCCCATTTAAAGTTTACTTCACGGGTACGGTGCTGCTTGAGATCGTTAAAGACAATGGCACCGATGCCAACCGCTTTGGCAACTTCAGCTTTGTTGGGCAGGGTGGGGTTCTTTTGGTTAATAATCTCTTCCGCTTTCTTGATGGCTTGCTCAAGGACTTCGTTGAGCAGCACGCCTTTGCCCTTGCGGGTGGAACCAATTTCCCCCTCAATTTTCATAACCCCGAAGTCGATGTGATGGCAGCGCTTGGCGAACTCATAGCCCATCCGCTCCAAAACGGCAAACACTTGTTGGAAATGGAGGGATTGACGCTGATCGACCACATATAAAATTTTCTCCGGATTGAAGCGCTCGTAGCGGTACAGGGCTGCTGCGATATCCCTGGTGGCATAAATGGAAGCCCCGTCACTCTTTTTAATAATGCAAGGGGGAATATTGTAATCATCCAGGCGCACCACCAGCGCCCCTTCACTCTCTTCCAGCAACCCTTTAGCTTGGAGCTCTTCTATAACTTCCTCCATTTTTTCCCCGTAATAACTTTCTCCCAGATAGTGGTCAAAAGTGACGCCCAGCAAACGGTAAATCTTTTCAAATTCTTTTAAGCTCTCCTCTTTAAACCATTGCCAGAGACGGACAGCTTGCTCATCGCCGTCTTCAAGCTTTTTAAACCAGAGCCGCCCTTCTTCTTCCAACTCGGGATTTTTTTCCGCCTCTTCATGAAACTTCACATAAAGATGTACCAGTTCCGTGAGGGGATCAGCCTTGATTTTTTCATCGTCACCCCATTTAAAATAGGCGGCTAAAAGCTTGCCAAACTGGGTTCCCCAGTCCCCGAGATGATTCATACGCTCCACTTGGTAGCCCAGCGCAGCATAGGTATTGGCCAGGGCCTGGCCAATCATGGTTGAACGGATGTGGTAGAGTTTAAAATGTTTGGCAATATTGGGAGAGGAATACTCAACCACCACGGTTTTGTTGGCCCCGATTTGATAATCGGCCAGTTGATCCCTGACACTTGAGGCCAGCACTTGTTCAGCCAGCTGCTGACGGTCGAAAAAGAAATTGAGGTAAGGACCTGCTGCTTCCACTTTTGAAAAACCTGCTGCAGCCAGGTTTGCTGCTGACAGTTTGCCGGCCAATTCTCCTGCAATCAGGGCTGGTGACTTTTTGAAGTGTTTAGCCAATTGAAAACAGGGAAAAGCGAGATCTCCCTGCTCTCTGGAAGGGGGCGTCTCCAGCACGGAGAAAATCTGTTGCTCATCTAAATCAAGAAGCGGTTTTAAGAGCTTGACAACTTGTTTTTTCATGTTCGTTTGCCTCCTAAACTTTAAAACCCCTCGCCTGAGTCATGGCAAGAGGTTGCATCATCTGCTATGTAGCGGACTAGAGCGGTTCGCTTCCTATTATACTGAACTGAATGCACCAAAATCAAGTCTACTGGTTCATTGGTTGTTCTAAACTGGCCAGATTCAGCATAGATTAACTAGTGTTTACGGGATTGTTCGACAACGAATGTCGCCCTTTTTTGCTAAAAAAAGTGTGAGAGAGATGGCAATATTCAACAGCTTCTGAACAAAAGTTAAGCTATACTGGATTCATCTTGGTTTAAGGGAGACCGGACATGCAGCTGTATCTGGACCTGATCTGGTTCTTAAATTTCTGCATTGATTATTTGCTCCTCTGGTTAACGGCCGTCTTACGGAAACTGGAATGTAAAAAATGGAGATTGGCTCTGGCTTCGTTTCTTGGATCCAGTTATGTTTTGTTCCTATTTGTTCCTCCTTTGCAAAGCTATTATACCTTCTGGATTAAAATGCTCTTTTCTGTTGTCATTGTTTATGTTGCCTTTGGATTTGGCAGCATGCAAAGATTTGTCAAATCTTTTTTTACATTTTACTTTGTTTCGTTTGTCAGCGGCGGAGGCCTCTTGGCCGTTCATTATATTTTGCAGAGCAATCACCAGCTGCTAAAGGGCATGGTGGCTACCCAGTCTGGCGGATACGGAGACCTGATTTCCTGGCTATTTGTTGCTGTTGGTTTTCCAATTATGTACTGGTTTAGCCGCAGCCAATGGCAGTCTATTGAACGGACAAAATTAAAGGAACAGGTGCTCGTCCAGGTTCAAGTGAAAGTCGGTGGTCAGCATGTGAACTGTCAAGGGCTAGTAGATACAGGAAACCAGCTGTATGAACCGTTTACAAAAAAACCGGTTATGATCATGGAGGCAGAGGTACTGAAGGCGGTGATGCCCCGCAAGCTGTTAGAGGCAGTTCAGGAAGGCAGGGCGGTATATGAGTGGGATAAGCTTGAGGTTCCCAATCTCTGGCTGGCACGCCTGTCATTGATTCCTTACCGGGGGGTGGGTCAGGGGATGGAGATGATGCTGGCCTTTAAACCGGATGAAGTGACCATTATCACCTCTCTAGGGTGCTTTCAAACCAAGCAGGTCTTAATCGGCATCAATGACCAGCCGCTGGCTGCCGACGGTTTGTTTCAGGCCATCGTTCATCCAGATCTTATTGGTTCGGGTCAAAAGACAAGGACACAGTTCAGGGAGGCGATAAAATGCTGATAACAAAAATTAAAATGACCTTGATGCTGTTTTGGTATCGTTTGCTGTTGTTTTTGGGGATTAAAGCCGAAGAGATCTACTATATTGGAGGAAGCGAAGCCTTGCCTCCACCGTTGACCCGTGATGAAGAAGAGCACTTATTATCCAAATTATCGACTGGAGACCGGGCTGTACGGGCCATGCTGATTGAGCGTAATCTGCGCTTGGTGGTTTACATTGCCCGCAAGTTTGAAAATACGGGAATCAATATCGAAGACTTAATCAGCATAGGCACCATCGGCCTGATTAAGGCGGTCAACACCTTTGATCCGGATAAAAAAATTAAGTTGGCCACCTATGCATCCCGTTGCATTGAAAATGAAATTTTGATGTTCCTGAGGCGGAATAACAAGATCAGAGCTGAAGTTTCATTTGACGAACCGCTCAATGTGGATTGGGACGGCAATGAGCTTCTATTGTCTGATGTGCTGGGGACCGACAATGATACCATCCATCGCGGTATTGAGGAAGAAGTGGAAAAGAAATTGTTGCACAAAGCCCTGCACAAATTATCCGAAAGGGAAAAAACAATTATGGAATTGCGCTTTGGTCTAAGAGACGGAGAAGAGAAAACACAAAAAGACGTGGCTGATATGTTGGGGATTTCCCAATCTTACATTTCCAGGCTGGAAAAGCGTATTATTAAGCGGTTGCGGAAAGAATTTAAAAAAATGATGTGAAAAAACGCCTCTTTTTCCCCTTCAAAAGCCAATGCATATTTTTTCCCTCCTAGGGGATACTTAACACTAACTTAGCTCCACTAGGAGGGAACAGCAGAATGAGCAGACACAAAGTTGAGATATGTGGAGTGGATACCTCTAAACTGCCTGTACTGACTAACAAAGAAATGAGGGAACTGTTTAAGCAAATGCAAAACGGGGATTACTCAGCCCGGGAAAAACTGATTAACGGCAATTTGCGCCTTGTTTTAAGCGTGATCCAGCGTTTTAACAACCGGGGGGAATATGTGGATGATCTGTTTCAAGTCGGTTGTATCGGACTGATGAAGTCGATTGATAATTTTGATCTCAGTCAAAACGTGAAGTTTTCCACTTATGCTGTTCCGATGATTATTGGTGAAATCCGCCGCTATCTGCGTGACAACAATCCCATCCGTGTCTCCCGTTCGTTGCGGGATATTGCCTATAAAGCACTGCAGGTGCGGGATCAGCTCACCAATGAGCATTCCCGAGAGCCCACAGTACAAGAAATTTCAGAAGTATTAAACGTTCCTAAGGAAGATGTGGTCTTTGCCCTAGATGCGATACAAGATCCTGTCTCTTTGTTTGAGCCGATATACCATGACGGGGGAGATCCCATTTTCGTTATGGACCAAATCAGTGATGACAAAAACAAAGATTATCAGTGGGTGGAGGAAATTGCCCTTAAGGAAGCGATCCACCGGCTGAATGAAAGGGAAAAGGCCATATTATCCATGCGCTTTTTTGAAGGAAAAACACAGATGGAAGTGGCCAATGAAATTGGCATCTCCCAGGCCCAAGTGTCACGTTTGGAAAAAGCAGCGATTGCCCAAATGCAAAAATACGTGCAGGTGAATTTGTAAAAGTTTCATGCCCTGGTCATTTGGACGAAGAGTAAACGGGGTAAGCCAATCATATGCTTCAGGCCGCTAACATTGAGTGTCTGGCGAGACCGCTTCGGCCAGTCAATCAATGGTTGGCGGCCGTTATTTTTTAGTGGACTTTTTTCTTTTAGCCTCATATACATAAAACATAAAAGTGTGCTTCAAGTAAAACCTCGTGTGGGTGGGGACGCCAATGATTAAGATATCTGAACTGCAAACCAAGGATGTGGTGAATATTGCAGATGGAAAAAATTTAGGAGCTGTGTATGATTTGGAGATCAATTTGCAACATGGGCGAATCGATGCCATTATTTGTCCTGGCCCCGGAAAGTTTTTCGGGTTGTTTTCCAATGGGAAAGACATTGTCATCCCCTGGCGTAACATTATAAAGATAGGCAGTGATGTGATCCTGGTGAAGCTGGATTCCTCCCAATATGACTTAGAGGAAGAAAAGGAAGGCCAAGCCTCTAACCCTGAACCCCCAGTTTACCGCCCGTATTCCCAGCCATAAGTCACCTTTTGCTGCGGGACAAGCGCTGGTGAAGACTTTTTACTCTGTATCTATTGAGCATTTGACTATATTTTTATAAGATAAGGTTAAAAGGAGCGTCGCTGAAATGACCACTCAGGAGGTTTTCGCTTTTTACACTGACCATTTCTTGATACCAACAGGCTGGACCACAGACTATCCCTGGCTGGTGGCTGGCTTTACCACCCGGAAAGGTGGGGTCAGCCAGTTTCCTTTTTCTTCGTTCAATTGCGCCCTTCATGTGGGAGATTCTGTACAAGCAGTGCTTGCCAACCGCCAGCGTCTGGTTGAACAGCTGGGGTTAACCCTAGACGACATGGTGTGTGGTGAACAAGTGCACGGTGTCGAACTATACTATGTGCGCCCTGGTGATAAAGGGAGGGGCAGCCGCACGCGTGAAAGCGCCATTCCAGGAGTTGACGGGTTGTATACCGACTATCCTTCAATCCTGTTAACTTCTTTTTATGCTGACTGTGTGCCGTTATATTTTATCGATGTTCGTCTTAGGGTGGTCGGGTTGGCCCATGCCGGCTGGAAGGGAACTGTCGGCCAGATCGGCCCCAAAATGGTCAGGCGCTGGAAGAAACAATTTGGAAGCCGTCCCCAAGACATCAAAGTGTTGATTGGGCCGTCTATCGGCGGCTGCTGTTATGAAGTGGATGACCGGGTCATTAGCGCCCTGGAGCCACTGAAGGGCTGTTTCACAGACGAGGTCATTCTTCCTAAACCCAACGGCAGATATATGTTAGATCTGAAACAGCTTAATCATGATTTGTTAAAGCAGGCAGGGATTCCCCAAGCCAATATTGAGGTGTCGGGCTGGTGCACCAGTTGCCGGACGGATTTGTTTTTCTCTTACCGTAAAGAACAAGGCCGAACAGGCCGCCTGGCTAGTTTTATTATGATCAAGTAAAGCGATGTGGTCAGAGTCACGAGAGGAGGGTTCGCACTTGAGTATTTATGATCGATGGTTAAAAGTGAGGGACAATATTGAGCGAGCCTGTGCCAAGAGCGGCCGCCGCCCGGAAGAGATTACTGTGGTGGCGGTCACTAAATATATGTCCCTCGAACAGATGCAAGAGGTTTTTGACGCTGGCCTCGAACATGTAGGTGAGAATAAAGCACAGGATGCGCTTAAAAAATGGGAACAATTGGGTCACCGGGGGACCTGGCATTTCATTGGCCATTTGCAATCCAATAAGGTGAAATATGTGATTGATAAATTCCGTTACATTCACTCCTTGGACAGGCATTCTTTAGCCAAAGAAATTGAAAAAAGGGCGTCCAGGCACGGACTCTCCATCCCTTGTTTCATTCAAGTTAATGTTTCTGGAGAAGCATCAAAGCACGGGCTTCACCCGGAAGAGGTGGAAAGCTTCATTGAGGATTTGGTTGAGTTTAAGCACATTATCCCCATTGGCTTAATGACCATGGCGCCGCATGTGGAGGACCCTGAACAAACCCGGCCTGTTTTTGCCCGGTTGAAGGAATTGCAACTTCGTTTACAAGGCAAAAAGTATCCCCATGCCCCATTAACCGAATTGTCTATGGGGATGTCCAATGATTACACCATTGCTGTGGAAGAAGGAGCCACTTATCTCCGTTTAGGTTCTTGTTTAATGGGAAGATAATCAGTATCCTATATGAGGGGGTACATACATAGGTGTGGGCATACCAAGATCATTCGTGGCAACAGTATGAGGAAATGAGGTGATGAAATGAAATCCTTTTTGATTGAATTTGTCAACACATTTTTCTTTGTCTATACCCTGATGATGTTTATTTACATTTTGATGTCCTGGATTCCCAATTTACGCCAGTCTGCCTTCGGTGAATTACTAGGCAAGTTTGTGGAGCCCATCCTTGCCCCATTCCGTAAAATTATTCCACCCATCGGTTTTATTGACATTTCTCCTATTGTCGCTTTTATTGCTCTGCGGTTTGCGCATAACGGCGCATTAGCCTTAATTGACATGCTGTTGTAAGGAGCCCTTGCTATGGAGCAGCTGGAACAGCATTTCCGTCCTGAAGAGCGCCCCTTTGTGGAACGGATGGCCGAGTGGGCCGAACTTGTCAGAGAGCGCCATCACCCTCGCTTAACCCCTTTTTTAAATCCCAGGGAGCAGCTGATCATTCGCTCCGTAGTGGGACATGCACCGGATGTGAAGGTCAAATTGTGGGGCGGATTTCAGCAGGCAGAGCGTAAAAGGGCATGGATTATTCCCGACTATTTGGATGTCACCTGGGATGAATTTCAGCTGGCATTGCTTAACATTAAAGCCAGTCAGTGGGTAAACGTCACCCATCGGGATGTCCTCGGCTCGCTGTTAGGATTGGGGCTGAAACGGGAGGTTGTGGGTGATATTTTGATCACACCTGAGACCATACAGGTGATTGTAGTCCAGGAAATGGAGGAGTATATCCGGTTGCACCTCACCCGCATCGGACGCCACCAAGTCCAGGCTGAAAAGGCAGATTGGTCGGCTTTAACTGTCCCAGAAGAAGAGTGGCAAGCGGTCACTGCTATTGTCAGTTCCCTGCGTTTGGATGTGATTGTCGCTGAATGCACCCGGCAATCACGGACCAAAGCCGTTCAACTGATCGAATCAGGCAGAGTGAAGGTCAATTGGAAAGTGGAGGACCGTCCCGCAGAAGTGCTTAAAGAGGGTGACACCATTTCCATCAAGGGCTATGGACGCTTTTTATTTCAAGAGATTGACAGAAAAACACGAAAAGATAAATTTCGCATTCACCTCGGCTTTAAAAAATGACAGGTGAGCAGGATTTTTGCTCAATCTGTCGAATAAAGTAAGCAAAACAGCAACACCTAAATAAAGATGTGGAGAAGGAGGGGGCACATGGGCTTAACGCCGTTGGACATTCATAATAAAGAATTTAAACGGGTTTTCCGAGGTTATGATGAAGATGAAGTGAATGAGTTTTTGGATTTGGTGATCAAGGAATTTGAGATTTTAATCCGGGAGAAAAAAGAACTAGAAGAAAAAGTGGCTGAAGCGAACGAAAAACTGAGTCACTTCAACAACATTGAAGAAAGCTTGAGCAAAACGATCATCGTTGCTCAGGAAACGGCAGATGAAGTGAAAGCAAATGCCAAAAAAGAGGCTGAATTAATCATTAAAGAAGCAGAGAAAAATGCTGACCGGATTATTAACGAAGCTTTGGCCAAATCCCGTAAAATCGCCATGGAAGTAGAAGAATTAAAAAAACAGGCTTCTATTTTCCGAACCCGTTTCCGCACTTTGTTGGAAGCCCAGCTGGAGATGCTGGAAAATGATGATTGGGACAAGCTGGCCAAAAGCGAGTATAACGAATTGGAAGAGCGGAGGGTATCCCCTTAAATCTTTACATCTTCATGTTCAGACCTATAAATGGCAGGTTGTTTGCTTCTGAAAACGGGCTTGATTCGGGGTTTACTTATGTTTAATATTGACTATAATAAAGTATAAAAAACATGATAGACATGAAAAACGATGAACAGGAGAGTAAATAACCAACGTTTTCTCTAGCGAGCCGGGGATGGTGGAAGCCTGGCGAAAACGGGTTATTGAAGATCACCTGGGAGTTGGCCCACTGAACGTGGAGTAGGTGTGGCCGGAGTGATTCACCTTACGAATCCAGAGTGAACGCAATGCTTTAGAGGTCTTATTTGTTTTTTTCTTGTGTGATGTGATGGGGAGGATTGCGTTTACTAGGGTGGTACCGCGAGAAGCCTCTCGTCCCTAGACGGATGGGAGGTTTTTGTTATTCTGCTGCTCATCCCGTGCTTGTGTCGTGCCAATTAACTGCTCTGTCCCTTACATTTAAATAAGGAAAAACAGGAGGGATTAAAACCAATGGATTACCGTGAGACCCTGCAAGTCATGAAAACAGACTTTCCCATGCGGGCCAATTTGCCCAAACGGGAACCGGAGATTCAAAAGTGGTGGGATGAGATTGATATTTACCGCAAAGTACAGGAACGCACCAAAGGGCGTCCCACTTATATTCTTCACGATGGTCCGCCCTATGCCAACGGGGATATCCATGTGGGCCATGCTCTGAACAAAGTGCTGAAAGATATTGTGGTCCGCTATAAATCGATGACAGGTTATCATGCCCCGTATGTACCTGGCTGGGATACCCATGGTTTACCCATTGAACATGCCGTCATTAAAAACGAAAAAGTGGACCGTAAAAAAGTGGGTATCATTAAGTTCAGACAGCTTTGCAAACAGTATGCGGAAAAATATATCAACCGGCAGCGGGAACAATTTAAACGACTTGGCGTGCGTGGGGATTGGGATAATCCATACATTACTTTCCAGCCCGAATACGAGGCCCGGCAAATCAAAGTATTTGGGGAAATGGCCAAGAAAGGATACATCTATAAAGGACTAAAACCGGTCTACTGGTCACCGTCATCCGAATCTGCCCTGGCCGAAGCTGAAATCGAGTATAAAGACAAACGCTCTCCCTCCATCTATGTGGCCTTTAAAGTGAAAGATGGCAAAGGTAAGCTGGATGAGGATACGGAAGTTGTGATCTGGACGACCACGCCGTGGACCATCCCAGCTAACCTGGCTATTGCTGTGCATCCCGAGTTTGAATATGCCCAGATTCGCGTGAAAGGTCAAAAATATCTGGTGGCCAAGGGATTGTTGGAGCAACTGGAAAAAGAACTGGAATGGGAAGGTTATGAGCTGCTCAAGACTTTTAAAGGGGAAGAATTAGAATATGTGATCACCCGTCATCCGTTGTATGACCGTGAATCCCCTGTCATTTTGGGCGAGCATGTGACACTTGAATCTGGTACAGGCTGTGTCCATACAGCTCCAGGCCATGGGGAAGAAGACTTTTATGTGGGGCAGAAATACAAATTGGGTGTTTTAAGCCCCATTGATGACCGCGGTTACTTTACTGAAGAAGCCCCAGGGTTTGAAGGACTGTTCTACGATGAGGCCAACAAAGTGATTACCCAGAAGCTGGATGAAGCAGGGGCTTTATTGAAGCTCTCCTTTATTACCCACTCTTATCCCCATGACTGGCGGAGCAAAAAGCCCGTTATTTTCCGGGCTACTGAACAATGGTTTGCCTCCATTGACGGGTTCCGTGAACAAATGCTGGAGGAAATCAAGAAAGTCAAATGGGTGCCAGCCTGGGGAGAAACCCGTATTTACAATATGGTCCGGGACCGGGGAGACTGGTGTATCTCCCGCCAGCGGGTTTGGGGTGTGCCCATTCCCATTTTCTACTGTCAAGAGTGCCATAAAGAAATTATTACTGATGAAACGATTGAGCATGTTTCCAATATCTTTCTTAAAGAAGGTTCTGATGCGTGGTATGAGAAAGAAGAGCAGGAGCTCTTGCCGGAAGGGTTTAAATGTCCCCATTGCGGTTCAACCTCATTTAAAAAAGAAATGGATACCATGGATGTCTGGTTTGACTCTGGCTCTTCCCATGAGGCGGTGTTGAAACAAAGGGAAGATCTCACTTGGCCGGCTGACCTCTATCTGGAAGGCACTGACCAATCCCGGGGGTGGTTCAACTCCTCTCTGTCTACGTCTGTGGCGGTAAATGGCCAGGCACCCTATAAAACCGTGCTGGGCCATGGTTTTACCTTAGACGGGGAAGGGCGTAAAATGTCCAAATCCCTAGGGAATGTGATTGTTCCCCAAAAGGTCATGGATCAGCTGGGTGCAGACATCTTGCGTTTGTGGGTCTCTTCCGTTGAATATACACAGGATGTGCGTATCTCCGATGAGATCTTGAAACAAATTGCCGAAGTGTATCGCAAAATCCGCAACACCTTGCGCTTTATGCTGGGTAACTTGGCCGACTTTGACCCTGAGAAGGACCGGGTTGCGCGGGAAGATTGGTCGGAGCTGGACCGCTTTATCATGTTGAAAGCCCAGCAGGTGTTAAAAAGAGTGCACCAGGCTTATGAGGATTTCCAATTCCACAATGTGTACACTACGATCCATAATTTTTGCACGATTGAATTGAGCGCTTTTTACCTGGATGTGTCCAAAGACTTATTGTATACAGAGGCACCCCCATCCACAGCACGCCGGGCAACGCAAACGGTGATCTATGACATTTTAACCATGTTGGTTAAATTGCTCACGCCGATCATACCCCACACAACCGAGGAAGTGTGGAAGTTTATTCCCGGCGTTCAGGAAGAAAGCGTGCAGTTGACAGACTTCCCGGAAGTGGATGAGTCTTACTTTGATGAGGGGTTGGAACAAAAGTGGAATGCGTTTATGAAGGCCAGGGACGAAGTGCTTAAGGCGCTTGAAGTGGCCCGTAAAGAAAAAGTGATTGGCTCATCACTCGGCGCTAAAGTGCATATTTATCCGGATCAAGCCAACTACGAATTATTAAAACAGTTTACGAACCTGGACAAGTTGTTTATCGTTTCTCAGGTCAACCTGCATGGGCACGAAGACAAAGCGCCTGACAATGCCCTTAGCCTGGAAGGCATGAAGGTGCATGTGCAACCAGCAGAAGGTGAAAAATGTGAACGCTGTTGGGTGGTGACCCCTGATCGGGGACAGGATGAGCAACACCCCACCCTTTGCCCGCGCTGTGCCAGCATCGTGAACGAACACTACCAACATCTCATTCAGGCTTAAAAAAGCTGGACTGTCAAACGTCAGTGAAAATGTCATATTAATTCGTCAGTAAAAATGTCATATTGATACCTTCATCCCTTGCACAAGACTAGCCTGTTACGCTCACGAAATCAAGGGTAAAGGCTTTCGCCCTCGTTGCACTCGCCCTTGATTTCGTTCGCTGCTCAGGCTGTATGGTCATTAAGGGATGAAGGTCCCTGTATCAGCTTGGCGCTGTCTGACTACACCTCGCAGTCTCTGGTGCTTCTTTTGGGTTAAACAGTGGTTTCCGCCAAGGATGATTTTCGTCAGGCTTATGGGGCTTTCGCTCTGAGCCCGCTTTTTGTTTTGACGGGGCAGCCTGGCGTTTAGGTTTAGGTATTTCCTTCAACGCATAGGCTTTGCCCTTGTACCACAAAAAGAGTCTTCCATCCAGTGTCTGACGCACCTCTACGCGTGTTTTGGGCGGAATAACGGTTTTCTGGCTGTCCTCAGCAACAACATAGGTTTTGTGATCAAAGGACAGTGTTTGTCCCGTTCCTAAGGTACGCCAATGACGGTAGCATAAAATCAGATCTAAATCTGGTTGGTTTTGTTCCAGCGGAACAAAAGCGCTATGGGGATCAGTCGGTTCAACAGCAAAAGCTTTGTTGTGTTCCTCGATTAACTCGGGTAAGACACGATTGGCTTCCTCAATGGAATCCACTCCACGAAGACGTAATTCAACAATCCAGCGGTCCTGGAGTGTTTCAAACAGCCGTTCTATCCGTCCCT
Coding sequences within it:
- the pgeF gene encoding peptidoglycan editing factor PgeF yields the protein MTTQEVFAFYTDHFLIPTGWTTDYPWLVAGFTTRKGGVSQFPFSSFNCALHVGDSVQAVLANRQRLVEQLGLTLDDMVCGEQVHGVELYYVRPGDKGRGSRTRESAIPGVDGLYTDYPSILLTSFYADCVPLYFIDVRLRVVGLAHAGWKGTVGQIGPKMVRRWKKQFGSRPQDIKVLIGPSIGGCCYEVDDRVISALEPLKGCFTDEVILPKPNGRYMLDLKQLNHDLLKQAGIPQANIEVSGWCTSCRTDLFFSYRKEQGRTGRLASFIMIK
- a CDS encoding YggS family pyridoxal phosphate-dependent enzyme, whose product is MSIYDRWLKVRDNIERACAKSGRRPEEITVVAVTKYMSLEQMQEVFDAGLEHVGENKAQDALKKWEQLGHRGTWHFIGHLQSNKVKYVIDKFRYIHSLDRHSLAKEIEKRASRHGLSIPCFIQVNVSGEASKHGLHPEEVESFIEDLVEFKHIIPIGLMTMAPHVEDPEQTRPVFARLKELQLRLQGKKYPHAPLTELSMGMSNDYTIAVEEGATYLRLGSCLMGR
- a CDS encoding YggT family protein yields the protein MKSFLIEFVNTFFFVYTLMMFIYILMSWIPNLRQSAFGELLGKFVEPILAPFRKIIPPIGFIDISPIVAFIALRFAHNGALALIDMLL
- a CDS encoding YlmH family RNA-binding protein, which encodes MEQLEQHFRPEERPFVERMAEWAELVRERHHPRLTPFLNPREQLIIRSVVGHAPDVKVKLWGGFQQAERKRAWIIPDYLDVTWDEFQLALLNIKASQWVNVTHRDVLGSLLGLGLKREVVGDILITPETIQVIVVQEMEEYIRLHLTRIGRHQVQAEKADWSALTVPEEEWQAVTAIVSSLRLDVIVAECTRQSRTKAVQLIESGRVKVNWKVEDRPAEVLKEGDTISIKGYGRFLFQEIDRKTRKDKFRIHLGFKK
- a CDS encoding DivIVA domain-containing protein — encoded protein: MGLTPLDIHNKEFKRVFRGYDEDEVNEFLDLVIKEFEILIREKKELEEKVAEANEKLSHFNNIEESLSKTIIVAQETADEVKANAKKEAELIIKEAEKNADRIINEALAKSRKIAMEVEELKKQASIFRTRFRTLLEAQLEMLENDDWDKLAKSEYNELEERRVSP
- the ileS gene encoding isoleucine--tRNA ligase, which codes for MDYRETLQVMKTDFPMRANLPKREPEIQKWWDEIDIYRKVQERTKGRPTYILHDGPPYANGDIHVGHALNKVLKDIVVRYKSMTGYHAPYVPGWDTHGLPIEHAVIKNEKVDRKKVGIIKFRQLCKQYAEKYINRQREQFKRLGVRGDWDNPYITFQPEYEARQIKVFGEMAKKGYIYKGLKPVYWSPSSESALAEAEIEYKDKRSPSIYVAFKVKDGKGKLDEDTEVVIWTTTPWTIPANLAIAVHPEFEYAQIRVKGQKYLVAKGLLEQLEKELEWEGYELLKTFKGEELEYVITRHPLYDRESPVILGEHVTLESGTGCVHTAPGHGEEDFYVGQKYKLGVLSPIDDRGYFTEEAPGFEGLFYDEANKVITQKLDEAGALLKLSFITHSYPHDWRSKKPVIFRATEQWFASIDGFREQMLEEIKKVKWVPAWGETRIYNMVRDRGDWCISRQRVWGVPIPIFYCQECHKEIITDETIEHVSNIFLKEGSDAWYEKEEQELLPEGFKCPHCGSTSFKKEMDTMDVWFDSGSSHEAVLKQREDLTWPADLYLEGTDQSRGWFNSSLSTSVAVNGQAPYKTVLGHGFTLDGEGRKMSKSLGNVIVPQKVMDQLGADILRLWVSSVEYTQDVRISDEILKQIAEVYRKIRNTLRFMLGNLADFDPEKDRVAREDWSELDRFIMLKAQQVLKRVHQAYEDFQFHNVYTTIHNFCTIELSAFYLDVSKDLLYTEAPPSTARRATQTVIYDILTMLVKLLTPIIPHTTEEVWKFIPGVQEESVQLTDFPEVDESYFDEGLEQKWNAFMKARDEVLKALEVARKEKVIGSSLGAKVHIYPDQANYELLKQFTNLDKLFIVSQVNLHGHEDKAPDNALSLEGMKVHVQPAEGEKCERCWVVTPDRGQDEQHPTLCPRCASIVNEHYQHLIQA